A genome region from Stenotrophomonas maltophilia includes the following:
- a CDS encoding two-component system sensor histidine kinase NtrB, with amino-acid sequence MDAAASTTSVLTDPSRQLRLLIDSVRDHALYLLDPEGIVCSWNPGAERIKGYSADEVVGTHFSRFYLAADREAGEPQRLLRVAAQQGHVASEGWRVRRDGSSFRASVVIEPVVEAGELLGFVKITRDITEQWQAQRLLRDAQRALRNTQQFETVGRLSRGLSHEFNNLLTTIGNALDLLSLRVSSDDARAAELLDAAQAATDRGALLTRQLLAFSTGQTLIRESVDINAMVRQWLPDLQRACPPTVVLEAHLTPGLPQVSTDAMQLQTALANLVANAVEATADGGRILISTALEHRLDPDADTTLQRGYVTLSVCDEGHGMAADIAEQASEPFFTTKDIGKGSGLGLSQVFGFTTQSGGFVDVSTTPGVGTTVSLLLPATEEAIHDR; translated from the coding sequence GTGGACGCAGCCGCTTCTACGACGTCCGTGCTGACGGACCCTTCCCGACAACTGCGACTGCTGATCGACAGCGTGCGCGACCATGCGCTGTACCTGCTTGATCCTGAAGGCATCGTGTGCAGCTGGAACCCGGGCGCCGAACGTATCAAGGGCTATTCAGCCGATGAAGTGGTGGGAACGCACTTCAGCCGCTTCTACCTGGCCGCCGACCGCGAGGCCGGTGAACCCCAGCGCCTGCTTCGCGTCGCAGCGCAGCAGGGGCATGTCGCCAGTGAAGGCTGGCGCGTTCGCCGCGATGGCTCGTCGTTCCGCGCCAGCGTGGTCATCGAACCGGTCGTGGAAGCCGGCGAACTGCTCGGCTTCGTCAAGATCACCCGTGACATCACCGAGCAGTGGCAAGCGCAGCGGCTGCTGCGCGATGCCCAGCGTGCGCTGCGCAACACCCAGCAGTTCGAGACCGTTGGCCGTCTCAGCCGTGGCCTGTCGCATGAGTTCAACAACCTGCTGACCACCATCGGCAATGCGCTGGACCTGCTGTCGCTGCGTGTCAGCAGTGACGATGCGCGCGCAGCCGAGCTGCTGGATGCCGCGCAGGCAGCCACCGACCGCGGCGCGCTGCTGACCCGCCAGCTGCTGGCCTTCAGCACCGGCCAGACCCTGATCCGGGAATCGGTGGACATCAATGCGATGGTACGGCAGTGGCTGCCGGACCTGCAACGCGCCTGCCCGCCCACGGTGGTACTGGAAGCCCATCTCACCCCAGGCCTGCCGCAGGTGAGCACCGATGCGATGCAGCTCCAGACCGCCCTGGCGAACCTGGTGGCCAATGCCGTGGAGGCCACCGCCGATGGCGGCCGCATCCTGATCAGTACCGCGTTGGAACATCGCCTCGACCCGGATGCGGACACCACGCTGCAACGCGGCTATGTCACCCTCAGCGTCTGCGACGAGGGCCACGGCATGGCCGCCGACATCGCCGAGCAGGCCAGCGAGCCCTTCTTCACCACCAAGGACATCGGCAAGGGCAGCGGCCTGGGCCTGAGCCAGGTGTTCGGATTCACTACCCAGAGCGGCGGCTTCGTCGACGTGTCCACCACGCCCGGTGTCGGCACCACGGTCAGCCTGCTGCTACCCGCAACCGAGGAAGCAATCCATGACCGATGA
- a CDS encoding response regulator, whose product MTDDPIRVLMVEDQTDLREMIGLALRDFGIEVATTADGHEAAALLKGDARFDVVFSDISMPNGMSGIELSEHVAREQPQARMILSSGYARSQLPPLPEQVEFLPKPYRLRQLVQLLRQE is encoded by the coding sequence ATGACCGATGACCCGATCCGCGTTCTGATGGTGGAAGACCAGACTGATCTTCGCGAAATGATCGGCCTGGCCCTGCGCGATTTCGGCATCGAGGTGGCCACCACCGCCGACGGGCATGAAGCCGCAGCGTTGCTGAAGGGCGACGCGCGTTTCGACGTGGTGTTCAGTGACATCAGCATGCCCAACGGCATGTCCGGCATCGAGCTCAGCGAGCACGTCGCGCGTGAGCAGCCGCAGGCACGCATGATCCTGTCCTCCGGCTATGCGCGTTCGCAGCTGCCGCCCCTGCCTGAGCAGGTGGAGTTCCTGCCCAAGCCCTATCGCCTGCGCCAGCTGGTGCAGCTGCTCAGGCAGGAATGA